The Deltaproteobacteria bacterium IMCC39524 region TGGAGGAGGAACGGGGCGAAGGTTGGCTACGGCAACTGGTGCAATTGCCGGAGCAGTGACCGGATCTGCTGTTGAAAAAAGTGCCACAACTGTACAGGGCCAAGAAATAACCGTTGAGTTGGATAATGGTGAGATTATCGCTGTAGTTCAAGAGGCCGACGTTAATTTTCAGGACGGAGACCGTGTAAGAGTCTTGAGATCGCAGGATGGAACCATGCGTGTCCGGCAATAAGTTATGAGGTATTTAAGCGCAATGCGTTAAAGCCCCTCCGCCAACATAGACAGAGGGTCTTTTGTTAAAAATTACGACATATTAGACGAATAACCGCTTCTTATTGAGATATTTAGGAAGCTGTTTAATTCACAAAACTATGGCCACCAGGATACGATCCTTGGTGGCCTTTGTTTTTGTCAGTAGTTCAAAAATTACTTCCAATCACAGTATTCATTTCGTTAAAAAGCAAGAGGAACATTTATAGGAAATTTGGAGCCATTCCTAACCTGAAAAGACAGTCAGACATTAATGGACAAGAAGGTTTTCACATTAGCTTCCAGATACTAACACTTTCCTAACATAATTATGATTAACCTCACAGATGTGTGACCTGAAGTCATCTGCTTAAAGTTTATTTACTTAACATCTTGATGGATAAAAACAAAGCTGTATCAAGGAGAAAATAGATGGGCATAAAACATTCTGAGCATCAACGTCATTATGAAATCCTTGTTGAGGGCATGGCCCAAGGTGTTGTCACGCAACTTGCGGATAGCACTCTTGTCGATGCAAACCCTGCAGCACTTGAAATGCTTGGATTGGACCGTGAACAATTTGTTGGGCGCACGTTTTTCTCCCCGGACTGGAAAGTTATCAATGAAGACGGAACAGACCTTCCTCCAGAACAGCATCCATCAATGGTGGCCTTGCGTACAGGACTCCCGGTAAGGGAAGCCGTAATGGGCGTCTACAACCCTAAAAGGGAATCTTTTGTTTGGCTTATTGCCAATGCTATACCAAGCTTTCGCCAAGGAGAGATCAAACCATACCAAGTTTTTGTTACCTTCCAAGACATAACCCAACGCAAGGCGACTGAAGATAAAATTCGGGATAGAGAGGAATTGTTCAGAGCTCTTTTTGAACAGGCAAAAGGGTATGTAATGTTACTCCACCCCACATCCAGTGGCATTCCAACAATACTTGATGTTAATAACGCCGCCTGTGAAGTGCATGGCTATACACGTGAGGAAATGATAGGTAAGCCCGTTATTCTCTTGGATGATAAGGAAGGAAAACGGATATGTAGAGAAAGAACAAAACAAATCATCACAGAAGGAGAATTAAAGATAGAAACCGATCATGTCCGCAAGGATGGCTCTATATTCCCTGTCGAGGTTCATGCTAGCTATGTACAATTTACTAACAAACCACCGGTTATTCTGACTATCGAACACGATATCACAGAGAGAAAAAAATCAGAGTTAGACTTATTGAACGCTAAAAAAGAATTACGCCTTAGAAACAAGAGTCTTGAGGAAACCAACATAGCCTTAAAAGTCTTGATAGAGCAGCAGGAAAAGAATAAAGAACAGCTTGAAAAAAATGTCCTTTTTAACGTCGAGAAACTTTTAATGCCTACACTGAGGAGGCTAAAAAACAAAGCATCAGACCATAACCTAAAAAAATCTCTG contains the following coding sequences:
- a CDS encoding PAS domain S-box protein; amino-acid sequence: MGIKHSEHQRHYEILVEGMAQGVVTQLADSTLVDANPAALEMLGLDREQFVGRTFFSPDWKVINEDGTDLPPEQHPSMVALRTGLPVREAVMGVYNPKRESFVWLIANAIPSFRQGEIKPYQVFVTFQDITQRKATEDKIRDREELFRALFEQAKGYVMLLHPTSSGIPTILDVNNAACEVHGYTREEMIGKPVILLDDKEGKRICRERTKQIITEGELKIETDHVRKDGSIFPVEVHASYVQFTNKPPVILTIEHDITERKKSELDLLNAKKELRLRNKSLEETNIALKVLIEQQEKNKEQLEKNVLFNVEKLLMPTLRRLKNKASDHNLKKSLDILESNLNHIISPFLPRLTNHISKLTPAQIQVANLIKQGMTTKEIASHLNLSPATIAVQRQNIRKRLEVCPETSLRTFLLTNE